CTTTAAGATATTACCAAAGATGAGAAGTCTCAAAAAATGGATTAGTTTGAATAATGAAGATTATGCCCATAAATTTAGGAATCCGTTACTCAAGAAGATTTTTACAATTGCATTTCACCCCAAAATTCCGGTGATGATTGTACTTATGACTTTTGTATGGTTTCACAAAAATGGTGCGGGTTATCCTGTGGGCGGATCGTTGAAGATTGTTGATTTGATGGAGAAAAAGTACTTGAATAATGGTGGCAAGATTCATTATCGTTCAAAAGTTACAAAGATTATCGTAAAGGATAACGTGGCATGCGGAATAGAATTAGAGAACGGTGAGAAACATAATACAGATATCGTTGTATCCGCAGCAGATGGGCACTATACGATTTTTGAGATGCTAGAAGAAAAATATAAAGATAAAAATATATTGGATCTATATTATAACGAAAAGTTTGAGCCCCAGACTTCAACAGTCTATGTTTCCATTGGCGTATCTAGGACCTTTGAAGATGAATCTTACAAACCTTGGTTGTTTTTCCCTCTCGAAGAGCCATTGATCATAGATGATAAAACACAAATGAATGAAATTGCAGTCACGATACATAATTTTGACCCTTCGGCTGCAGAACCTGGAAAGACTGTTTTAACCTTGATGCTCGATTGTAAAAATCCTGAATATTGGATAAACCTGAGAAAGACTGATAAAAATAAGTATAATGAAAAAAAGGAACATATTGCCAAAGATGTCATCCTGTTTCTGGAAAAGCGTTTCGGCAATATAGAATCAAATGTTGAAGTTTGCGATATTGCAACTCCTGCAACATATGCAAGATATACGAACAACTGGAAAGGCAGTACGATAGGATGGCAAGATCCAGAAGTCTTTATTACGAAAACAATCAAAAAGGAAATAGAAGGTCTTATGAATTTTTACATGTGTGGTCAATGGGTTGGTGACGGTGGGTTACCTATGGCTTTAACTAGTGGAAGGAATGTAGCTCAAATAATTTGTAAGAGGGATAAAAAAAGTTTTAGGACTGCATTGTAAATCGAAGAATTTAGAAGAATTTCATAGAAAAACAACTCTATGTCGAGATCGTCTTCCACATAGAGGGCGAGTTCCAGTTCGACAGAATATGGCACACCTATATGCCCTACACCTTCAAAATGGCCAGGCTCCCAAAGGCATCCTGTGTGGCAGTGGTCTTTATGACGTTCGCCGTTCTTGCGTTCATGCTCTCCCTGCAGTTCGTAGCCTCCCTGGTGTACGGCGCTTTCATGAGCTCCCTCTTGAAGGTGAACTTGCTTCCCCTCTCCAAAGTGGTTTCAGGCTTTCCCTTCGGCTTTGTGGTAAAGAGAATCTATAATGATAAAAGGAAAGGTAACAACGCTCGTCGGGGGTCTAAACACATGTCAAGAAGCATAGCTAAGGCCAAATACCTATCATTGGTATTAATCATAATCGGCTTATTCCTAATCATCGACTCTTTATTCCATCACGCTATATCCTTCGATTACTCGAAGCTCGGCTTAGATTGGGCGGACGAATACTTCAGCCACCTCTACGTCGGCTTGCCCCTAGTTCTCATGGGACTATGGGGTTGGAGAGGTGAGTGATCTTAGATGCTGGACAGAAAGAATTCTAGTTCCAACTCACGATAAGTTAATAAAATCGAAACAGTTAACTTACATTATGAAGTACGACAATAGAACGGTGGCTGGGGCGCTTCTATTTGTTGGTAGTGTTCAGTTTCTTTTTGGATTGATCATAGCAGAAATATTGTACCCAGGTTACAATGTCTCAAAAAATTTCATAAGTGACCTGGGCGTTGGACCTACCTCTCTCATCTTCAATTCATCCGTGTTCTTGCTTGGCGTTTTTATTGTAGCTACTGCATACTTCATTCATCGTTCATTCGGTTCTAGACTTCTTTCTTTCCTTTTTACCCTAACGGGCCTCGGTGCCATGGGGGTGGGATTGTTCCCCGAGACTGTCAGAATAATACACCCCATCTTTGCCCTTATTGCTTTCGGATTCGGGGGACTATCTGCTATCATGTCATACAAATTACAGAAACTACCTTTCACTTACTTTTCTGTTCTATTAGGAGCGATTTCACTAATAGCGATAGCCCTCTATGGTTCCGGTACTTTTCTCGGTTTAGATAAGGGGGGGATGGAACGCATGATTGCATACCCTACTCTAATCTGGGCACTTGGCTTTGGTGGTTATCTGATTGGATATTCCGAGGAATGATCATCATGTAATTTTGTATGCCAAAAAGAAGGCTATCTCATAAAAAACTTCCAGCTATTGATAGA
This window of the Candidatus Methylarchaceae archaeon HK02M2 genome carries:
- a CDS encoding NAD(P)/FAD-dependent oxidoreductase, which encodes MNGYDTEIFELHTKPGGLCTGWRRKGYTIDGCVHWLVGSSPSVNYYKFWNELIDMKELKIVDYEEYCSLEDEDGKRFRAFANVDRLEKEMKEIAPEDAKAIDEFINGVKTFIHFEPPIEKAPEVMNFFDKIKMIFKILPKMRSLKKWISLNNEDYAHKFRNPLLKKIFTIAFHPKIPVMIVLMTFVWFHKNGAGYPVGGSLKIVDLMEKKYLNNGGKIHYRSKVTKIIVKDNVACGIELENGEKHNTDIVVSAADGHYTIFEMLEEKYKDKNILDLYYNEKFEPQTSTVYVSIGVSRTFEDESYKPWLFFPLEEPLIIDDKTQMNEIAVTIHNFDPSAAEPGKTVLTLMLDCKNPEYWINLRKTDKNKYNEKKEHIAKDVILFLEKRFGNIESNVEVCDIATPATYARYTNNWKGSTIGWQDPEVFITKTIKKEIEGLMNFYMCGQWVGDGGLPMALTSGRNVAQIICKRDKKSFRTAL
- a CDS encoding DUF998 domain-containing protein: MSDLRCWTERILVPTHDKLIKSKQLTYIMKYDNRTVAGALLFVGSVQFLFGLIIAEILYPGYNVSKNFISDLGVGPTSLIFNSSVFLLGVFIVATAYFIHRSFGSRLLSFLFTLTGLGAMGVGLFPETVRIIHPIFALIAFGFGGLSAIMSYKLQKLPFTYFSVLLGAISLIAIALYGSGTFLGLDKGGMERMIAYPTLIWALGFGGYLIGYSEE